A window from Oceanithermus desulfurans encodes these proteins:
- a CDS encoding NUDIX domain-containing protein, which produces MRRYVYQGKILSLAIEDEHWEIVEHKDAVALLVQDPERGVLFVRQYRPAVGGRTLEIPAGLIEPGERPESAAARELAEEAQLGGRLERLAEFYVSPGFTDEKTYLFRVHDPRPAAGTPDADEELEVVWLDPDDVLAGVCAGSVQVSAATLIGLLYATGAER; this is translated from the coding sequence GTGAGGCGCTACGTCTACCAGGGGAAAATTCTTTCTTTGGCCATCGAGGACGAGCACTGGGAGATCGTCGAGCACAAGGACGCGGTCGCCCTGCTGGTCCAGGACCCGGAGCGCGGCGTGCTCTTCGTGCGGCAGTACCGTCCTGCGGTGGGCGGGCGCACTTTGGAGATCCCCGCCGGGCTGATCGAGCCGGGCGAACGCCCGGAGTCGGCCGCGGCGCGCGAACTCGCCGAGGAGGCGCAGCTGGGCGGCCGGCTCGAGCGCCTCGCGGAGTTCTACGTGAGCCCGGGCTTTACCGACGAAAAGACCTACCTCTTCCGCGTCCACGATCCGCGGCCCGCCGCCGGTACCCCGGACGCCGACGAGGAGCTCGAGGTCGTCTGGCTCGACCCCGACGACGTGCTCGCCGGGGTGTGCGCCGGCAGCGTCCAGGTCAGCGCCGCCACGCTGATCGGCTTGCTCTACGCAACGGGGGCGGAGCGTTGA
- a CDS encoding response regulator transcription factor, whose product MALIEDHAVVRTGLRLLLEANGHAVVGDFSRAEDALASPLRPDVYVLDLNLPGVGGLEALPQLARRARVLVLSMHEEPAYVSESFKRGASGFLSKRAADVALLDALSALERGERYLHPELAARLAGYVAEPGPEVLSRRERAVVAGLARGLELKEVAAALGISPKTAATYKARALAKLGIKRAEIARWAREHGLLQDPTS is encoded by the coding sequence GTGGCGCTGATTGAGGACCACGCGGTCGTGCGCACCGGCCTGCGGCTGTTGCTGGAAGCCAACGGCCACGCGGTGGTGGGCGATTTTTCCCGCGCGGAGGACGCGCTGGCCAGCCCGCTGCGCCCCGACGTCTACGTACTGGACCTCAACCTTCCGGGCGTCGGGGGTCTCGAGGCGCTTCCCCAGCTGGCCCGCCGGGCGCGGGTGCTCGTCCTCTCGATGCACGAGGAACCCGCCTACGTAAGCGAGTCCTTCAAGCGCGGGGCCAGCGGCTTCCTCAGCAAGCGCGCCGCCGACGTCGCCCTGCTCGACGCCCTGTCCGCCCTCGAGCGGGGGGAGCGCTACCTGCACCCGGAGCTGGCGGCGCGGCTGGCCGGCTACGTCGCCGAGCCGGGTCCGGAGGTGCTTTCCCGGCGCGAACGCGCGGTCGTCGCGGGGCTGGCCCGGGGCCTCGAACTCAAGGAGGTGGCCGCCGCGCTGGGGATCAGCCCCAAGACCGCGGCGACCTACAAGGCCCGCGCGCTCGCCAAGCTGGGCATCAAACGCGCGGAGATCGCGCGCTGGGCCCGCGAGCACGGGCTGCTGCAAGACCCCACTTCGTAA
- a CDS encoding TorD/DmsD family molecular chaperone, which produces MEWIGLITAATFRAPGKALERDLASGSLQAAIEELARARGLPPPRLPNPPLAELQAAYTRLFVANPEGLPAPPYAGYALDGRLMGGAEEALERFYAEHGLVTQKGWDDLPDHLAALGEAIALLGESDPKAARTLARGYLAPWLERYAEVVAREDPTGFYGTICTFLKKALEAEHEARS; this is translated from the coding sequence ATGGAATGGATCGGGTTGATCACCGCGGCGACGTTTCGTGCACCGGGCAAGGCCCTGGAACGCGACCTCGCCAGCGGCAGCCTGCAAGCGGCCATAGAAGAGCTGGCCCGCGCCCGCGGGCTGCCGCCGCCCAGGCTGCCCAACCCTCCGCTGGCCGAGCTGCAGGCGGCCTACACCCGTCTCTTCGTGGCCAACCCCGAAGGCCTCCCCGCGCCCCCCTATGCCGGCTACGCCCTCGACGGACGTCTCATGGGCGGCGCGGAGGAGGCGCTCGAGCGCTTCTACGCGGAGCACGGCCTGGTGACCCAGAAGGGCTGGGACGACCTGCCCGACCACCTGGCGGCCCTGGGCGAGGCGATCGCGCTGCTCGGGGAAAGCGACCCCAAAGCGGCGCGGACGCTGGCGCGCGGCTACCTCGCGCCCTGGCTCGAGCGCTACGCCGAGGTGGTGGCCCGGGAAGACCCCACCGGTTTCTACGGCACGATCTGCACCTTCCTGAAAAAGGCACTGGAGGCGGAACATGAAGCTCGATCGTAG
- the ribF gene encoding riboflavin biosynthesis protein RibF, whose translation MIAAEVADLPPGPKVVAVGSFDGVHLGHQSLLARARALAAQERLPLLVYTFDPPTKVFMRGVGMLSTLSEKLDLLREQGVDLALAVPFDEDFAGRDKAAFLDDLVRLEARRLVVGEDFAFGRGRSGGPADLETVAPTLTVPLLDLGGAPVKSTRIRELLEQGDVEAARHLLGRPYGARGIVRQGERLGRRLGFPTANVETAPGKVLPRGVFAARAWVGERTHPAVVNVGTRPTLGGGALRLEAHLIGFSGELYGHELRLVFLKKLRDERAFADLEALRAQIARDLEAARRFFRL comes from the coding sequence ATCATCGCCGCCGAGGTGGCCGACCTCCCCCCGGGCCCCAAGGTCGTGGCCGTGGGCTCCTTCGACGGGGTCCACCTGGGCCACCAGAGCCTCCTGGCCAGGGCGCGCGCCCTGGCCGCGCAGGAGCGCCTGCCGCTCCTCGTCTACACCTTCGATCCCCCGACGAAGGTCTTCATGCGAGGGGTGGGGATGCTCTCCACGCTGAGCGAGAAGCTCGACCTGCTGCGCGAGCAGGGGGTGGACCTCGCGCTCGCCGTGCCCTTCGACGAGGACTTCGCCGGCCGCGACAAGGCCGCCTTCCTGGACGACCTCGTGCGCCTGGAGGCCCGGCGGCTCGTCGTCGGCGAGGATTTCGCCTTCGGCCGCGGTCGCTCGGGCGGCCCCGCCGACCTCGAGACGGTAGCCCCGACGCTGACCGTGCCGCTGCTCGACCTGGGCGGCGCACCGGTGAAGAGCACCCGGATCCGTGAGCTGCTCGAGCAGGGCGACGTGGAGGCGGCGCGCCACCTGCTCGGCCGCCCCTACGGTGCCCGCGGCATCGTCCGCCAGGGCGAGCGCCTCGGCCGGCGCTTGGGCTTCCCCACCGCCAACGTCGAAACCGCCCCGGGCAAGGTGCTCCCCCGAGGCGTCTTCGCCGCCCGCGCCTGGGTCGGCGAACGGACGCACCCCGCGGTGGTCAACGTCGGCACGCGGCCCACCCTGGGGGGAGGCGCCCTGCGGCTCGAGGCCCACCTCATCGGTTTCAGCGGCGAACTCTACGGGCACGAGCTCCGGCTGGTCTTCCTCAAGAAGCTGCGCGACGAGCGCGCCTTCGCAGACCTGGAGGCGCTGCGGGCGCAGATCGCCCGCGACCTCGAGGCCGCGCGCCGGTTCTTTCGTCTCTAA
- a CDS encoding sensor domain-containing diguanylate cyclase, protein MEPLDGWLRQIESGGALDRIWPEIYRHYGYEGVRVFDVHGGTAELTFAEGGEGEPLEELKIVARPWDGVIGRAFNSGELLEVRDYPRHPDALPTRSDFVRSLLVLPLRFGGEDHGAVVMTMHTRPHPGLDAGQLQELRILQSLLSAHAALRRQRRRNERQRGLVAFMDEIHKINRLDELVPVLFRSLSRDVAYNAVAINFIEGASLRILYGVGESGQGPRTIGEAIVPFEKETLTHLVFSSGEPLLIGDMTDPMARQMYPVRTLDPEPERDEPELRSFLAVPFESRSTKGVLSLQSMRPWHYGLEDLEHLVSVAEVLGYAIEHLRWRGLERFARRLGQLQWRAGEEREFFHQLLLATSEVWNQLGAAFFVRETQESPFERIAVTGRVEWLPRRLDPVSLHLEQPLMFSRFRQLPEVFQSLWNPEKMQGGLLLPFGEGFIWLASARGFTEWDLQLARSMMREIRPYAERLGLQARLAREAALDPLTGVYNRRQLDQQLARLASLAARHGHVFSLAVVDMANFGSVNNRYGHLVGDRVLARVAGLLKQALREEDEVYRLGGDEFVIVLPHAGREEGLHAARRAAEVIARDPELSHYGVHANFGLAVYREGDTPEDLLERADREMYAAKKRGLTVLEQPLDG, encoded by the coding sequence TTGGAACCGTTGGACGGGTGGTTGCGGCAAATCGAGTCGGGCGGGGCCCTGGACCGCATCTGGCCGGAGATCTACCGGCACTACGGGTACGAGGGTGTTCGCGTCTTCGACGTGCACGGGGGCACCGCCGAGCTGACCTTCGCCGAGGGCGGCGAAGGGGAGCCGCTCGAGGAGCTCAAGATCGTCGCCCGACCCTGGGACGGGGTCATCGGCCGCGCCTTCAACAGCGGCGAGCTGCTGGAGGTGCGCGACTACCCCCGGCACCCGGACGCGCTGCCGACGCGCAGCGACTTCGTCCGCAGCCTGCTCGTCCTGCCGCTCCGCTTCGGGGGCGAGGACCACGGGGCCGTCGTCATGACGATGCACACCCGGCCGCACCCGGGTCTGGACGCGGGCCAGCTGCAGGAGCTGCGCATCCTGCAGAGCCTGCTCTCCGCCCACGCGGCGCTGCGCCGGCAGCGCCGCAGGAACGAGCGCCAGCGGGGGCTGGTCGCCTTCATGGACGAGATCCACAAGATCAACCGCCTCGACGAGCTCGTCCCCGTTCTTTTCCGCAGCCTTTCGCGGGACGTGGCCTACAATGCCGTCGCCATCAACTTCATCGAGGGGGCTTCGCTGCGCATCCTCTACGGCGTGGGTGAGAGCGGCCAGGGGCCGCGCACCATCGGTGAGGCCATCGTACCGTTCGAAAAGGAGACCCTCACCCACCTCGTCTTCAGCAGCGGCGAGCCGCTCTTGATCGGGGACATGACCGACCCCATGGCCCGGCAGATGTACCCGGTGCGCACCCTCGACCCCGAGCCCGAGCGCGACGAGCCCGAGCTGCGCAGCTTTCTGGCCGTACCCTTCGAAAGCCGCAGCACCAAGGGCGTGCTCTCGTTGCAGTCGATGCGCCCCTGGCACTACGGGCTCGAGGACCTGGAGCACCTGGTCTCGGTGGCCGAGGTGCTGGGGTACGCGATCGAGCACCTGCGCTGGCGGGGGCTCGAGCGCTTCGCGCGCCGGTTGGGGCAGCTGCAGTGGCGCGCCGGCGAGGAGCGCGAGTTCTTCCACCAGCTGCTGCTGGCCACCTCCGAGGTCTGGAACCAGCTGGGGGCGGCCTTCTTCGTGCGGGAAACCCAGGAGTCCCCCTTCGAGCGCATCGCCGTCACCGGCCGGGTCGAGTGGCTGCCGCGGCGCCTGGACCCCGTCAGCCTGCACCTGGAGCAACCGCTGATGTTCTCGCGCTTCCGCCAGCTCCCCGAGGTGTTCCAGTCGTTGTGGAACCCGGAGAAGATGCAGGGGGGGCTGTTGCTGCCGTTCGGGGAGGGGTTCATCTGGCTGGCGAGCGCGCGCGGATTCACCGAGTGGGACCTGCAGCTGGCGCGCTCGATGATGCGCGAGATCCGCCCCTACGCCGAACGCCTCGGGCTGCAGGCGCGGCTCGCCCGCGAAGCCGCGCTCGATCCCCTCACCGGGGTCTACAACCGCCGCCAGCTGGACCAGCAGCTCGCCCGGCTGGCCTCGCTCGCCGCCCGCCACGGCCACGTCTTCTCGCTGGCCGTCGTGGACATGGCCAACTTCGGCAGCGTGAACAACCGCTACGGCCACCTCGTCGGCGACCGGGTGCTCGCGCGCGTCGCCGGATTGCTCAAGCAGGCCCTGCGCGAAGAGGACGAGGTCTACCGCCTTGGCGGCGACGAGTTTGTCATCGTGCTGCCCCACGCGGGGCGCGAGGAGGGTCTGCACGCGGCGCGACGCGCCGCGGAGGTGATCGCCCGCGATCCGGAGCTGAGCCACTACGGGGTGCACGCCAACTTCGGGCTGGCCGTCTACCGGGAAGGCGACACCCCCGAAGACCTGCTGGAGCGGGCCGATCGTGAGATGTACGCCGCCAAGAAGCGTGGATTGACCGTGCTCGAGCAGCCGCTGGACGGCTAG
- a CDS encoding GAF domain-containing sensor histidine kinase yields MDTDLALADCPGGHRLAALSRVAAAMAETFEPARVLERSIEALIEATDARCGEAYQVGPDGPALEVVRGCRGICPFKRRLEGLAREAARRREPVREGRLVAFPVLREGEVRGVFGLDLGEEREGIDGCFLGAVGHLTALALDHAALVREFERREAERVRLLRKWLGAQEEERRRVGQALHDEVGGILTGALLALRLAKSDPERLEEVRKVLGQALDEVRRLSRELRPAALDDLGLERALRRHLQEFAGRTGIRVHARIDPPKLDRARQVALFRIAQEALTNVARHAQAENVWVTLEPRGNRLVLEVRDDGEGFDPERTADTLGLAGMRERAEQLEGRLQIVSARGEGTRVLAEVPLAGGAD; encoded by the coding sequence ATGGACACCGACCTCGCCCTGGCCGACTGCCCGGGGGGCCACCGCCTCGCCGCGCTGAGCCGGGTGGCCGCCGCCATGGCCGAGACGTTCGAGCCGGCCAGGGTGCTGGAGCGCAGCATCGAAGCCCTCATCGAGGCGACGGACGCCCGCTGCGGCGAGGCCTACCAGGTGGGCCCCGACGGCCCCGCCCTGGAGGTGGTGCGCGGCTGCCGCGGGATCTGCCCGTTCAAGCGGCGGCTCGAAGGGCTGGCCCGGGAGGCGGCGCGTCGGCGCGAACCGGTGCGCGAGGGCCGCCTGGTCGCCTTTCCGGTACTGCGCGAAGGCGAGGTGCGCGGCGTCTTCGGCCTGGACCTGGGCGAAGAGCGCGAGGGCATCGACGGCTGCTTTCTGGGCGCGGTCGGCCACCTGACGGCGCTGGCTTTGGACCACGCGGCGCTGGTGCGCGAGTTCGAACGCCGCGAGGCCGAACGCGTGCGCCTGCTGCGCAAATGGCTGGGCGCCCAGGAGGAAGAACGGCGGCGGGTCGGGCAGGCGCTACACGACGAGGTCGGGGGCATCCTCACCGGGGCGTTGCTGGCCCTGCGCCTGGCCAAGAGCGACCCGGAGCGGCTCGAGGAGGTGCGCAAGGTGCTGGGGCAGGCGCTCGACGAGGTGCGCCGACTCTCGCGCGAGTTGCGCCCCGCCGCCCTCGACGACCTGGGGCTCGAGCGCGCCCTGCGGCGCCACCTGCAGGAGTTCGCCGGCCGCACCGGGATCCGGGTGCACGCCCGCATCGATCCGCCCAAACTCGACCGTGCCCGGCAGGTCGCGCTCTTCCGGATCGCCCAGGAGGCCCTCACCAACGTGGCCCGGCACGCGCAGGCGGAAAACGTCTGGGTGACGCTGGAGCCGCGCGGGAACCGGCTCGTGCTGGAGGTGCGCGACGACGGCGAAGGCTTCGACCCGGAACGGACCGCGGACACGCTGGGGCTCGCAGGCATGCGCGAGCGCGCAGAACAGCTCGAAGGCCGGCTGCAGATCGTCAGCGCCCGGGGCGAGGGCACCCGGGTGCTTGCGGAGGTTCCCCTTGCAGGTGGCGCTGATTGA
- a CDS encoding DEAD/DEAH box helicase: MLPLAVEPFGGYRAWLETLPGYAGQVAFHRVLPARPPDVVPYEGAFKPVLARLGLAPYAHQAEAFEKLEAGANVVMATPTASGKSLVFQAPVLAAMQQGGTALFLYPTKALARDQRSRLETLADPFDLAERVFTYDGDTPPARRRKAREQGLALLTNPDMLHFGILPRHPAWAGFLGRLRYVVIDEAHYHRGVFGSHVALILRRLLRLAEHYGARPQLIAASATIANPAAHAAALSGRPFEAIAASGRFSELEFVVWQPRALDASGDRRRSANLEAAELAVWAATHDLKTLIFTGSRKTAELIGRYTRGTAVEDKIRSYRAGYTAAERTRLEEAFRAGELAVLVSTSALELGIDIGGLDAVVMVGYPGSVNAFWQRAGRAGRGRERALTLWIPREDPLDEYFLRRPELLLGSPPESAVADWQNPYLYPPHLHCAAFELPVDETEPLYRPELLEDEPLVRRKRRVHTPFKAPHRRLTLRGSGVTFTLRDAEGRALGQLDERQAYWEAHPGAVYLHQGESYLVRNLDPRKREIVLLPGLEDYYTQPRARTEIEVYPEHAREVRPGVWVGRVRMQEQVTGYVKKRYVTEAVLEEVEQPMPEVAFDTEAVWFHPPVEALAAEQVPGGIHALEHAMIGLLPLFVLAERGDVGGVSYPVYPRPLPSGEGAVVFIYDGYPGGVGYVRAGAEQWERWLQATVELLGGCPCEDGCPRCVLSPKCGNGNQFLDKQAALELAERLAGRRFLPKP; encoded by the coding sequence ATGCTGCCCCTCGCGGTCGAACCCTTCGGCGGTTATCGGGCCTGGCTGGAGACCCTGCCCGGCTACGCGGGGCAGGTCGCCTTTCACCGGGTGCTGCCGGCCCGGCCGCCCGACGTGGTGCCCTACGAGGGGGCCTTCAAGCCGGTGCTCGCCCGCCTCGGCCTCGCCCCCTACGCCCACCAGGCCGAGGCCTTCGAAAAGCTGGAAGCGGGTGCCAACGTCGTCATGGCCACGCCGACGGCCTCGGGCAAGAGCCTGGTCTTCCAGGCGCCGGTGCTGGCGGCGATGCAGCAGGGCGGCACCGCCCTCTTCCTCTACCCCACCAAGGCGCTGGCGCGCGACCAGCGGAGCCGGCTCGAAACCCTGGCCGACCCCTTCGACCTCGCGGAGCGGGTCTTCACCTACGACGGCGACACCCCGCCCGCCCGCCGACGCAAGGCGCGCGAGCAGGGGCTCGCCCTCCTCACCAACCCCGACATGCTGCACTTCGGTATCCTGCCGCGGCACCCCGCCTGGGCGGGCTTCCTCGGCCGCCTTCGCTACGTCGTGATCGACGAGGCCCACTACCACCGCGGCGTCTTCGGCAGCCACGTGGCCCTGATCCTCCGGCGGCTGCTGCGGCTCGCCGAACACTACGGCGCCCGTCCGCAGCTGATCGCCGCCTCGGCGACGATCGCCAACCCCGCGGCCCACGCCGCCGCGCTGAGCGGGCGGCCGTTCGAGGCGATCGCGGCTTCGGGCCGGTTCAGCGAGCTCGAGTTCGTCGTCTGGCAGCCCCGGGCGCTGGACGCCAGCGGCGACCGCCGCCGCAGCGCCAACCTGGAGGCGGCGGAGCTGGCCGTCTGGGCCGCCACCCACGACCTCAAGACCCTGATCTTCACCGGCAGCCGCAAGACCGCGGAGCTGATCGGCCGCTACACCCGCGGCACCGCCGTGGAGGACAAGATCCGCAGCTACCGCGCGGGGTACACCGCCGCGGAGCGGACCCGCCTCGAAGAGGCGTTCCGTGCGGGCGAGCTCGCCGTCCTCGTCAGCACCAGCGCCCTCGAGCTGGGCATCGACATCGGCGGCCTCGACGCGGTGGTCATGGTCGGCTACCCCGGTTCGGTCAACGCCTTCTGGCAGCGCGCGGGGCGCGCGGGGCGCGGCCGCGAGCGGGCGCTCACGCTCTGGATCCCCCGCGAGGACCCGCTCGACGAGTACTTTCTGCGGCGGCCCGAGCTGCTGCTCGGCAGCCCGCCGGAGTCGGCCGTGGCCGACTGGCAGAACCCCTACCTCTACCCGCCCCACCTCCACTGCGCCGCCTTCGAGCTGCCGGTGGACGAGACGGAGCCGCTCTACCGGCCCGAGCTGCTGGAGGATGAGCCGCTGGTCCGCCGCAAGAGGCGGGTTCACACCCCCTTCAAGGCACCGCACCGCAGGCTCACCCTGCGCGGCAGCGGCGTCACCTTCACCCTGCGCGACGCCGAAGGCCGCGCCCTGGGGCAGCTCGACGAACGCCAGGCCTACTGGGAGGCCCATCCGGGCGCGGTCTACCTGCATCAGGGGGAGAGCTACCTGGTGCGCAACCTCGATCCGCGCAAACGCGAGATCGTGCTCCTGCCGGGGCTCGAGGACTACTACACGCAGCCGCGCGCCCGGACCGAGATCGAGGTCTACCCCGAGCATGCCCGCGAGGTGCGCCCCGGCGTCTGGGTCGGGCGGGTGCGCATGCAGGAGCAGGTGACGGGCTACGTGAAGAAACGCTACGTCACCGAGGCGGTGCTCGAGGAGGTGGAGCAGCCCATGCCGGAGGTGGCCTTCGACACCGAGGCGGTCTGGTTCCATCCGCCGGTGGAGGCGCTGGCGGCTGAGCAGGTGCCGGGCGGCATCCACGCGCTTGAGCACGCGATGATCGGCCTCCTGCCGCTGTTCGTGCTCGCCGAGCGCGGCGACGTGGGGGGCGTGAGCTACCCCGTCTACCCGCGGCCGCTGCCCTCGGGCGAGGGTGCGGTGGTCTTCATCTACGACGGTTACCCGGGCGGGGTCGGGTACGTGCGCGCCGGGGCGGAGCAGTGGGAGCGATGGCTGCAGGCGACGGTCGAGCTGCTCGGCGGCTGCCCCTGCGAGGACGGCTGCCCCCGCTGCGTGCTCAGCCCCAAGTGCGGCAACGGCAACCAGTTCCTCGACAAGCAGGCGGCGCTCGAGCTGGCGGAGCGGCTCGCGGGCCGGCGTTTCCTGCCGAAGCCCTAG
- a CDS encoding amidohydrolase, producing MLLEGKVWTFDGNPPRDAAVRVDGERVVAVGAVEELRARYPAARRVRCEWITPGLHDAHVHPLQWGLALEALDLRGVDDPDRVARLVARRAAALPPGRWILGGGYVFDGYPDRRRLDEAAPDHPVFLRSRDLHAAWANLRALQRAGVDRSTPDPKGGRILRDGSGEPTGYLLERAADLVAQALPPPGKDQLLAGLADLARRGFVAVHAMGEPPEATAWIRELDGEGGLPLRVAWTLPAARPGAWAPERSPGGLHVFGVKFFADGALTSRTAWMLEPYPEGGSGLPLDDPREADEAVAEVLRRGLAPVWHAIGTRAVREVLNLIDRLEARGLPARRRFRIEHVQHVSDDDLPRLAGLALSVQPQHAEDDRAALGRLYPAQRRAAYRWGEFATLPGTRLLLGSDAPVAEPDPARALRLAQRPPLAGARGLGLEAALAAYVHTPAADLGWTREDAPWGRVRAGAYAALTLWERGRPVARVWRGGLEALD from the coding sequence ATGCTGCTCGAGGGAAAGGTCTGGACCTTTGACGGGAACCCGCCCCGCGACGCCGCGGTGCGGGTCGACGGCGAGCGCGTCGTTGCGGTGGGCGCGGTCGAGGAACTGCGGGCCCGCTACCCCGCCGCCCGTCGGGTCCGCTGCGAATGGATCACGCCGGGGCTGCACGACGCCCACGTGCACCCGTTGCAGTGGGGGCTGGCGCTGGAGGCGCTCGACCTGCGCGGGGTGGACGACCCCGACCGGGTGGCGCGGCTCGTGGCCCGGCGGGCCGCGGCCCTGCCGCCGGGGCGCTGGATCTTGGGCGGCGGCTACGTCTTCGACGGCTACCCGGACCGCCGCCGGCTCGACGAGGCCGCCCCCGACCACCCCGTCTTCCTGCGCTCGCGCGACCTCCACGCCGCCTGGGCGAACCTTCGGGCGCTGCAACGGGCGGGCGTCGACCGCAGCACCCCCGACCCGAAAGGGGGCCGCATCCTGCGCGACGGTTCCGGCGAGCCCACCGGCTACCTGCTGGAACGTGCGGCCGACTTGGTGGCGCAGGCGCTGCCCCCGCCCGGAAAGGACCAGCTCCTCGCGGGCCTCGCCGACCTGGCTCGGCGCGGCTTCGTGGCGGTGCACGCGATGGGCGAGCCCCCCGAGGCCACCGCCTGGATCCGCGAGCTGGACGGGGAGGGGGGGCTGCCCCTGCGGGTCGCCTGGACGCTGCCGGCCGCCCGCCCGGGCGCCTGGGCGCCCGAACGCTCCCCGGGCGGGCTGCACGTCTTCGGGGTCAAGTTCTTCGCCGACGGCGCCCTGACCAGCCGCACCGCCTGGATGCTCGAGCCCTACCCGGAAGGCGGAAGCGGCCTGCCGCTCGACGACCCTCGCGAGGCCGACGAGGCCGTCGCCGAAGTGCTGCGGCGCGGGCTCGCTCCGGTCTGGCACGCGATCGGCACCCGCGCGGTGCGTGAGGTGCTGAACCTGATCGACCGCCTGGAAGCCCGTGGCCTGCCGGCGCGCCGGCGTTTCCGCATCGAGCACGTGCAGCACGTTAGCGACGACGACCTCCCCCGGCTTGCGGGCCTGGCGCTCTCGGTGCAGCCGCAGCACGCCGAAGACGACCGCGCCGCCCTCGGCCGGCTTTACCCCGCTCAGCGGCGGGCGGCCTACCGCTGGGGCGAGTTCGCCACGCTTCCGGGGACGCGGCTGCTGCTGGGCTCCGACGCCCCCGTGGCCGAACCCGACCCCGCGCGCGCTTTGCGGCTGGCGCAGCGGCCGCCGCTGGCCGGAGCGAGGGGGCTGGGTCTGGAGGCGGCGCTGGCGGCCTACGTGCACACCCCGGCCGCGGACCTGGGCTGGACGCGCGAGGACGCCCCCTGGGGGCGGGTGAGAGCGGGCGCGTACGCGGCCCTGACGCTGTGGGAGCGGGGACGTCCGGTGGCGCGGGTGTGGCGCGGAGGTCTGGAGGCGCTGGATTGA
- a CDS encoding Mrp/NBP35 family ATP-binding protein yields MLDTATVLQALSTIVDPDFKKDIVELGFVRDLKIEDGVVSFTIRLTTPACPIKDQFKRQAEEAVGALPGVREVRVTMGAAPAVEVSTGIPGVAHIVAVIAGKGGVGKSTTAVNLAVALMQMGAKVGLFDADAFGPNTPRMLGVRGVPLRTQGGKIVPIEAQGIKLVSIGSAIPEDQPVVWRGSLQHGFVRDFTQKTEWGELDYLVVDMPPGTGDIPLSVMQLLPLSGALVVGTPQEVALEDVRRGVTMLNKMNVNLLGFVENMSYLVCPKCGEEIDVFGKGGMDAFAETFGAPVLARIPMDVNIRKGSDAGLPAAFQEGPVAEAYKELAAAVVQRVAVVEKENPPKAAGVPQAGPGGNQPFLNVPKKN; encoded by the coding sequence ATGCTAGATACTGCGACGGTACTCCAAGCGCTTTCGACGATCGTCGACCCCGACTTCAAGAAGGACATCGTGGAGCTCGGGTTCGTACGCGACCTCAAGATCGAAGACGGGGTGGTCAGCTTTACCATCCGCCTGACCACGCCCGCCTGCCCCATCAAGGACCAGTTCAAGCGGCAGGCCGAGGAAGCCGTCGGGGCGCTGCCGGGGGTCCGTGAGGTGCGGGTCACCATGGGCGCCGCGCCGGCGGTGGAGGTGAGCACCGGGATACCCGGCGTCGCCCACATCGTCGCGGTGATCGCGGGCAAGGGCGGCGTGGGCAAGAGCACCACCGCCGTCAACCTGGCCGTGGCGCTGATGCAGATGGGCGCCAAGGTGGGCCTCTTCGACGCCGACGCCTTTGGCCCCAACACCCCCCGCATGCTCGGCGTGCGCGGGGTGCCGCTGCGCACCCAGGGCGGGAAGATCGTGCCCATCGAGGCCCAGGGCATCAAGCTGGTCTCGATCGGTTCGGCCATCCCCGAAGATCAGCCCGTCGTCTGGCGCGGCAGCCTGCAGCACGGCTTCGTCCGCGACTTCACCCAGAAGACCGAGTGGGGCGAGCTCGACTACCTGGTGGTGGACATGCCGCCGGGCACCGGCGACATCCCCCTCTCGGTGATGCAGCTGCTGCCGCTCTCGGGGGCGCTGGTGGTGGGCACGCCGCAGGAGGTGGCCCTGGAGGACGTGCGCCGCGGGGTGACGATGCTGAACAAGATGAACGTCAACCTGCTCGGCTTCGTCGAGAACATGAGCTACCTCGTCTGCCCCAAGTGCGGCGAAGAGATCGACGTCTTCGGCAAGGGGGGCATGGACGCCTTCGCCGAAACCTTTGGCGCGCCGGTGCTGGCGCGCATTCCCATGGACGTCAACATCCGCAAGGGCTCCGACGCCGGCCTGCCCGCCGCCTTCCAGGAGGGCCCGGTGGCCGAGGCCTACAAGGAGCTGGCGGCGGCCGTGGTGCAGCGGGTGGCCGTGGTGGAAAAGGAAAACCCGCCCAAGGCCGCGGGCGTCCCCCAGGCGGGCCCCGGCGGTAACCAGCCCTTCCTCAACGTCCCCAAGAAGAACTAA